DNA sequence from the Sulfurimonas sp. HSL3-7 genome:
GATAGGTAAAACTCACCTCTTTGAACTCGATCTTTCCGGTAAATACGCTACGCTTCAAAAATGCCTTGCCCGCCGGGCGTTCAGCCGGCTGCGAGATGATATTGTTGATGGTGTCATAGGAGGCCCTCGCATCGGCATAGTTGGAGATGAGTCCGGCAGCCTGCCCCATCGGTGCGACCGTACGCGACGTCAGAATCACGACAGCGATCAACCCGCCCATCGTCAGTTCAAACTCTTTGATCAGGTAGACGCCGAAGACAACGACAAAGATCGTATTTAACTGAATAAACAGGTTGGTTATCGTCGGTATTGACGAGGAGAGCAGACGCGACTTCAGGTTTTTCTCGGCGATCTCCCCGGTCGACTCTTCCCACTCCCATTGGCGTTTCCCCGCCATGTTCATCGTTTTGACCGTCTCAATGTTCTGCAGTGTTTCGATCAGAACACCGTTTTTCTTCGCACTCGCTTCATGCGAGCTTTCTATGCTCTCCTGCAGAGGTTTACGGATCATCATGGCGTAAAAGAGAATTAAAAAAATCGTTATGATCGGTACAAGGACAAGCGGACCGCCGATATAGTAGATCACCAGTAAGAAGATAATGGCAAACGGCAGATCGATCATGGCCGTCATCGTTGCCGTCGTAAAGAAGGAGCGGATCGACTCGAAATCTTTTAGGTTATTGGCAAAGGAACCGACAGAACGCGGATGAACCGCCATCTTCAAATCCATCACCTTCTCAAAAATGATCGAGGACATGATGATGTCACTTTTTTTGCCGGCCAGCTCAAGCATATAGGCACGGGTGAACTTTAAAAACGAGTCCAGCAGATAGACAACGACGATGCCGATCGTAAAAACCAGCAGTGTCTCTTCGGCATTGTTTGGTATGACACGGTCATAGACATTCATCGTAAAGAGCGGCGTCGCCAGGACAAAGAGGTTGATCAGAAACGACGCCCATAGAACATCTCTATAGATGGGAAGTGAAAGCTTAAGCGTGCTCCAGAACCAGTGACGTCGTTCAGGTTGCAAAACACACGTGGCTTGATCGCTATATTCATACTCTTTTTTAAGCATGAAACCAAAGCCGAGGTACTCTTTTTCAAGCTCTTCAACGCTAACCCACTGCTCCAAACCGTCCCCTTCGGGATAAATGATCTTTACCTGGGAACGGTCATCGGAAAAACGGTCTAAAATACAGGCATTTTCATGGCTGAGCAGCAGGATCATCGGCAGCTGAAGCTGCAGCATATCGGCAATAGAACGTTCGATCAATGTGCTTTTCAGTCCGGCACGCCCTGCCGCACGGGAAAAAAGTGATTTTGACCGTTTCAGAGAGAAGAGTTCCTGTGTACCCTGTATATTATGGACCGGAAGCCCCGACATCAATGCTTCGGCGCTGAAAGGTTTATGAAACAGCTTGGTATAAAGCACCAGGGCATCCAACAGAGCGTCTTGTTTTATCGATAAAGTATTTTCGCTCAAATTTCCGGCCTTGATACTTGGTTTAACATCACTACTATACTACCCACTTGCTAAAATCAATAATAAAGTTTTACCTCAATACGGCGGTTGGCCTGACGCCCCTCTTGCGTCCGGTTGTCGGCGATTGGATCAAATTCGCCTCGACCGCGTGATTTGAGACGCGATGCGGCAACGCCCTCTTTGATCAAGGCCTCTTTGACAGCGTTCGCACGCGCTTGAGAGAGTGCCATATTATATGCCTTTTTTCCGGTACTGTCCGTATGTCCGACGATCTCCGCCTTATACTGCGTGTTCTCTTTCAAGAACTCGGCAAACGCCTTGACTTCCGGGTAGGATTCATCTCGGATATCGGATGAGCGTAACGTAAAGGTCAACATCAATTTTTTACTCAGCGGGCACCCGTGCGGATCCACTTTAAATGATGGCGGGGTATCCGGACATTGGTCTGCATAGTCAGATACGCCGTCTGTGTCGCTGTCAAACGGGCACCCGCCACTGTTGACTTCGACACCTGTTGGCGTACCGGGGCATTGGTCTTTATAGTCATAAACTCCATCACCGTCAGAATCTAACGGGCACCCTTTTGAATTGACAGTCACCCCCTGAGGTGTTTTCGGGCATACATCTTGACTGTCGAAGACGCCGTCGCCGTCACTGTCAACCTCTTCCTGCGTGAAGAGGTAGAGTGTCACCATGACACGGTTAGAGAGGTTGCGTCCTTCGGAAGTAGCATCACTAAAGGCCTGGTCCCGGCCGTTACGGTTTTCCAAAGTTGTCATGTTTTTGTCAACACCCCTGTCGGCTAAGAGCTTTTGCACCTCCTCGGCAAAACCTTCGCTGATACGCACACTTGCATTACGGTCCAGATCCTTGCTAAACCAGCGTATGATCTTTCCGGCATAGGTATCAGACTCGATCGTGTTTTCATTCTGATCGTCTGTCGTTGCGGCAGTATGCGCAATGATAGTGATACCCATCTTTTTCCCATCTTCTTGATACGATTCAATCGTTTTAACAATCGTGTCAAGGGACTTTTGTGAGTCAGCCGTAAGTGCCTCACCGTCAAACTGGAGAGCCGTAAAACGTATAATCTTCTCAAAATCGCCGTACAGAAAAGGATCTTTCATCGTACTGCCGCTCTCCTGCGCTGAGGAGAGAGGAGAATAGCTGTAGTCGTACGTCCCGGCGTAACCGAAAACGCTAAAAAGCAGCGGTAATAAAAGCAGTTTCATTAACAATCCGTTCATAATCAATCCCTACTCAATTCAATTTCGATACGTTGATTGATGGTATATCCCGCAGGTGTCTCTCCGTGGGCAACAGGTCTCTCCGCGCCCCTCCCCTCTGTCGTTATACGCATTTTGGCGATACCGTTTTTGGTCAGTACCGAGGCCACGGCATCGGCACGCTGCTTCGAAACTTTTCCGTTGACTTCAGCGTTGTCACTGCTGTTGCTGTAACCGATTACCGTCACCTTGTACTCGGACCGCTTGCTTAAAAATGCACTCAGTTGTTCGATCTCAGCCAAGCTGTGAAACGGCAATATTGCGCTGTTTTTACTAAAACCGACACGCATTTCCATACCGATACTGCACCCTTCGCTGTTTATTTTATGGCCGGCAGGCGTATTTGGACAGATATCTTCGCTGTCCTTGACTCCATCGCCATCCGTATCGAGTGCACATCCGTTTGCGAGTACTTTGACTCCGGCAGGTGTAAACGGGCAGTGATCTTTTGAATCGATGACACCGTCACCGTCGCTGTCGATGTTAAGCTTTTGACAGCCGTCCGGCATGATGTCGGTCCCTTCCGGCGAGTTGTCGCACAGATCGAGATTATCGGTGATTTTGTCATGATCCGCATCATACTCTATCGGCAATGTATCGAGAATCTCGTGTGCATCCTGGTTACTGTAAAGATTAACGCGTGATGTGTACTCTTCACTGTCTCCTGTAAGGGCAAGAGGAAGCAGCCCCATCGCGTCCAGGATCCTGTACTTTGCAAACTTTAGGTCATATTCGGCATTGATCAGTTGCATACGCGCATTGATGACGTCGGTTTGCGACTGCAAAAGGTCAAGCAGCGAACGCTGTCCCAGGTCATACTCGTCTTTGTAAAGCGCCAATGTCTTTTCACTGTACATCTTGTAATCACGGAGATCATGCAGCTGCGCCGTAATCATCTCATACGCATTCCATGAGAGGCTGAGTCCTTCGATGACCTGGCGTTTGATATCACGTTTGATCTCGACCTCCTGGTGGATTTTGCTGATCTGTTTACGTGTCTCAGCACGGTCCGCACCACCTCTAAACAGGTTATAGTTCAGAACCAGACGGGCTCGGAAACGGTCATCCGGCTGGTCAAACCCGTTGGGATACCTGCTGACATCGTTGTAGTTTTGACTCACTTCAAGATCGATAGTCGGGAAATACTCTTTCTTGCGCTGCTTCCAAAGTTCCTGCGCCCCCTTGACATTGTAACTGCTCACAAGAATGGATGGGTTGTGTTCGACCGCATACATCGCCGCACGCTGAATACTTTCGGGCATAGGCAGTTCTTCTTCAGGCAGCCCCATCTGGCTTGGATCCGGCATACGTCCGAGGACACGCTTGAAGATGTACTCGGTATCTCGCGCATTGTTTTTCTGGACGGTGAGGTTTGAACGTGCGAGAGAAAGGAACGACTGAATTTTTTTGACCTCTGAGTCTGTCGTCAGTCCGGCGTCGTAGAGATCTTTGATCTTATTGTAGATACCGATATTGATCTGGACGTTTTCGTTGGCGATCTGCAGTAGTTCCCTGCCCCGCATGACATTCAGGTAGGCCTGTGTCATCTCAAACACCGTGTCATTGGCCACTTCAACATAGTTATACGCTGCCGCCAGAACCCGTGTCTCCTGGTAGTTGACTTTATGCATTGAGGAAAAACCGTCAAAAAGGTTCTGTGTCAGGACCAGAGAGCTCTCATAGTTGTTGTAGTTTTTATCATAATCGACATCCGAGTTCAGATTGCCCGGACTGTTAAACCCGGCCGATGCCCTCAAATCTACTCTCGGATAATACTCCGACTCGGAGACCGTCAAGTCCTGTTGTGTCGCCCGGTAGTTTTTCAACCGCTCCTGTACCACCGGGTTGGTGTTCAAGACCTCAATCACACTCTCTTTAAGTGTCAATGCATTGCTGTTCATACCTATTAACAGACTAAGAGAAACCAATAGAACTTTTTTCGATCGCATACAGACTTTCCTGACTTAAAAAATCACCAATAATAATAGATTGAATTTTAGTTTTTATTCTACCTTTATGAGCTGAAAATATGAATGTTTTTTCATCAATTCAAAAACAGGTGGGCTGAATGGTACATTATGTGATAACATTGTGATAAAAAGCAACAGCACCATTTTTTTTATTGGGCGTCTTCTGACAAGTTGTATTGCCAAAGCGGTCTGTTTGCGTTCATGATAGAACCTGCTTGAGTTAAGTGCAGATTGTTTCTTCTTTTTTTGTCTAATGTCAACTCTTTACAAATCCAACGACTATCACTTGCATGACCTATCATTTTTTTTTAGCTCTATTATGATAAGTTACACCCATAAAAACTTCCACGCATATCAAGGTCCTTATATAATGAAAATATCCCCTCTTCTTCTGCCTGTTTCAATAGCTTTTCTCCTCAGCGGCTGCGCCCAAAAAGTTACGGTCAAGGCCTTGGAGCCGGCAGAGGTCAGCGGTGCTGCAGATACCAAGCAGATCGCGGTCACCCCTTTTCACCATGATTATGTCAACCTTGCCGACAAAATCGAAGTCTCGATCTCCAAGCAGCGTATCGACAACAAACCCTACTTTACCGTGATCAATCGGACGGACCTTGCCAAAATCATTGATGAACAGAAGATCCAGAACAGCGGTCTTATGGATGAGTCGACTGCTGTCGAAGTCGGCAATCTTTTAGGTGCGCAGGCGATCATTTCGGGTTCAGTCAATCCTCCTTCTCTGCATGATGACCTCTACTATGTCACCCGTACCAAATGCAAAAAAGAGAACTGCTGGGAGGTCAAAGTCGCCTGTAAGAAACGCACTATCGCCCTCTCTGCACAGATCCGCATGATCAATATCGCAACCGGCGAGATCATCTATGCCGACAATCTCAGCCGCCAGCAGCAGTGGAACCACTGTGCAGATGACACCAGGACGCTTCCGTCCAAACAGTCAGGGGCACAGCAGTTGGCCAATGCAATTGCCGGGAGTTTTGCCTACAAACTGACCCCGCACTACCGTCACATCTCCGTGACCCTGCTGGAAGAGCCCGACATGGAGTACAGCGATTACCAGGAAAAGCTTTTGGACAGTGCCCTGCTCTACATCGAACAGAGCCGTTATGATAAGGCGGAACAACTGCTTCGCAAACTTATAGAGTCAACGGCTTCACAAAGCTATGTACCCTTTTATAACATCGGCGTCATCTATGAGGCACGCGGTGATTTTCTGGAGGCACAACACTATTATGAAGCGGCAGATGCACTGACGGTCGAGCCGGTCAAAGAGATCAACAAAGCTATTATCCGCATTCAAGGTCTGATTGAAAAAGAGACCCTTGCCCTGCAGCAGATAGCCAGATAGATATGATGATGCGCTACAAAACCTCTTCCCACAAAATTCTGACAAGCCTTTTTTTCACCCTGCTTTTCTTTAACGGTTGTTCTGCAGGGAAGAAGGTGGTTGTTCACGAACCAAAACCACTGCCGTCATGGTATACCAACCCGCCCAATAGCAGTGAGCGCTTTCTCTATGAAGTAGCTGAGGGGGTCGATAAGCAAGATGCCATCACCAAGGCTCTCAACCTGATGGCATCGACACTGAGTGTAACAATAGCGTCGGAGTACAAAAGCCATACGACTGCACGAAGCGGTTCGATCAACAGTTATCAGCAGGATGTCGAGAGCGCAATTCAGGCAGATGTAAAGCCGATACGCATCAGCAGCTATCAGCTCCTGGAATCGACCGAACAGGGCTTCAGACGCCACCTTGTTTTAATCAAGAGTGACAAGCAGCAGCTCTTTGAAAGCCTCAAAAAAGAGCTGGATGAGAACATTGCCCTTTTGGAGGGTCAAAAGAACAGTATAAAAAACGGAAATGTGATCGAACAGCTCCGTTTCTATAAACAGGCTGACAACGACTTCGCGTCCGTTAGACATACCCTCAATGTCATGCATGTCCTCAACAACCGTTTTGATTCAGCACCCTACATACAGGCTGCAGAACGTTACAAGGGCGGCTATAATGACCTCCGTTCAAAGGTGACCTTCGGCTTTAAAGCCAACCGTGACGCCTTGAACCTTGTTGAACCGATCAAAGCGGGGTTGAGCGCCGAAAAGCTTCTGGTTCAGGATAAATACGACAGGTACCATCTGACTGTCTTCATCGCCGCGAAGATCGACCGGGTGCAGAGCATGGGGTTTGACCTGGCACGCACGGCCATCAGTGTGACGACGCAAGACCATCTTGGAACGACCATAGGCAGCAACAAGCTTAATATCACCGGCCAATCGACTCAGGGCTATGCCGTAGCAGAAGAGAATGTGGCCATTAAACTGAAACGGTTGATAGACAAAGAGGGGATCGAAAACATCCTGGGACTTGCGTTTTGATAAGCGTATTTTTGTCAATAAATTTAGTGCAAGGAAAGGTCTGAAACAATCCTTTCCGCAAGATTCAATCGACTTTGCAGATCTGTACAATTGGTTGCAAACAAGCCCTTACAGCCGCTCTTTTAATTTTTTAACGCGCCCATAGGCTTCCTCTATGCGCTCTTCACTGATCTTCCCTGTTCGGACCTGTGCTTTTACCACCTTCACGATCGCATCAAGCCCAAGCGGTTCGGCAAGCTGGTTGGCAAACAGAAGGATGTCAACACCGGAATTGAGCGCCAGGGTGACTGTATCTTCCAGGGTGTAGTGTTTGTGGATCGCCGCCATCTGCAGGTCATCGGTGATGATGACACCTTCATAATGCATTTTGCTGCGAAGTAGTCCGGTGTTGACCTCATTAGAGAGGGTCGCCGGGTACTTTTCATCAAGGTTTCTGTTGAAAATGTGCGCGGTCATGATCATATCGACCTTCTGCGCTTCGATCATCTGCATAAAGGGTTCCAGCTCTTTATCACTCCACGTATTCGTCACATCGGTAAAGCCTTTATGCGAATCGGCTTTTGACGAGCCGTGACCGGGGAAATGCTTGATCACCGTTAAAACACGGTTTTTGCGATGCTCTTCCACGAAGATAGAGGCGTACCTGCTCACGACCTTAGGGTCACTTGAAAAAGCACGTTTTTTACCGGCAATAATAGGGTTGTAGTCAAACAGCAGGTCCACGCTCGGCGCAAAATTGGTATTGATGCCGTTGTCTGAAAGCATTCTTGCCATCGCGCCATAATATCCCTGTGCTTTTTTAACATTGCCTTTAGCCACGTCTTCCGCCGCTGGAAAAGTCTCAAAACCGTCCTTTGCTTTCAGACGGGCGACTTTGCCCCCCTCTTCGTCCACACAGATCAGCAGTTTCTCTTCTGAGATGCTTTGAAGATCGGCATTGAGTGTTCTAAGCTGTTTTGCGTTAATGATATTTTTGCGTTGCATCTTGTTCAGCGGGTCCTGGTCGAACAAGATCACCCCGCCGAGACCCTTTTCAATATCCCTGGCGATCGTACCCTTGGGTGTGATCGCCGTACCGTGAAAACCGAGAACGATCAGCGAGGCGATCTTTCGATCAAGTGTGACGTTTTTTTCCTCGCCAGGCTGAGCAAAAAGTACAGAGACGGATAAAACAGAAAGCATAAAAAGTTGATGAAAATTCATGGGGAGCCTTACTTAAAGTGTATTGTTCAAGATGGTGTTGTGCTCAAAGATCCTGCTGTAAACCGTCTGCGTCTTCACATGTTCAAGAGCCTTAAGATGAGGGGTCTTATGGGCATCAGAACCTAGGAAATCGATCATTCCCGCTTCTGAAAGCTTTTTGGCCATCTGCTGAATAGATTTGGAGTAGTGACTGCCGAAAGAAGGAATATTGACCTGCATCAGCACCCCTTTCTCTTTAAGTCGTTCGTATTTTCCGAACTCTTCATACATATAGATATAACGTTCCGGATGGGCCAGTACCGGCTTGTAACCGGCGACTTTGATCTCAAAGAGCATCTCTTCGAGCATAAGAAGCGGCTGTACGTAGGACATCTCGAAAAGCATGTAGTTATCGCCGAAGGTTAGGATATCGCGTTTGTCGACCAATGCCATTACCGTCTCATCAAGATAGTACTCTGAAGCTGCCTCTATCTCGATAGCAATATTGCGCACACGAAGTTCCGCTTGGAGCGCTTGCAGTCCCTCTTTTATGGCAGTGCTTGTATTGGGGTAGCGGTGGCTCATGATGTGCGGTGTCGTGATCAGTTTTGTATAACCCTGCGCCGCAAACATTTCGATCATCTCTATGGACTCATCCATACTCTTTGAACCGTCATCTATGCCGGGGATCAGGTGTGAATGCAGATCCGTTTTAATGAGAGGGGGCTCTTGTGGTGCTGAAGAAAAGATATTTTTAAATATGTTGATCATAAATTATTCTCCTTCGCACAGTTGACACAATAGCTTGATTCTGGAATCAACAACACTCTTTGAAAAGCGATGGGCTCTTCGCACTCTATGCATATCCCATATTTCTCATCTTCCAAATGCTCTTTGGCATAAAGCAGACGGCTATAACGTTTTTTTGCTTCCATGTAAGCCCTGTTCAGAACTTCCTGATCGTGCATCATCTCGCAACGCAGCAGATCACCCAGGGAGCAGTCAGGAGCTATCGGCCTGAGCTGAAGTTCCAGCGCCTTGAGCTCTTTATCGAGCGATTCAAGATCGCTTGTGATCCTCTCACGCAGTAGATGACGCTCCGAACGTGTCAAGCACTAGCCTTCCGAAGGGTTGATCGTCTCTAAAACTTCCAGGCCGAAACCGCTCAACCCAACAAATTCAGGAAGTGCAGAACAGCTTAGAAGACGCATATGTTCAATGCCGTACAGTTTTAAGATCTGCGCGCCCACACCGAACTCTTTCATGTTGCTGTGATGCTGGTCCGGGTTGTTGATAAAGACAAGAACCCCGCCGTTTTGTTTGAGGTAATCGATGGAGTCGATCAGCTGTTTATAACGCTTTTTATCAAGAAGAAGCTCCATATCGGAGACGACATTATGGACTTTGACATTGGCCGTCTCGCCGATATGATGAAAAGAGATCGCCGTATGTTCCAGCTTTTCATGATCGACAAACGTCCGCTTTTTGGCGTGCATCCCGAAAAACTCGATCTCCTCTTCGCTCGTTGCCTTGACCAGGATCTCATTGGCGAGACGATACTCGACGATATCAGAGATATAAACCGTTTTAAGGCCGTGCTTCTGGGCAAACAGGTCCAGATCATCGCGGCGCGCCATTGTCCCGTCATCTTTGATGATCTCACAGATCACACCCGAAGCATTCAATCCGGCTAAACGGCAAAGATCGACTGAGCCTTCCGTATGCCCCGTTCGAACAAGCGTGCCCCCGTCTTTTGCGATAAGAGGAAAGATATGGCCGGGACGGGCCAGTTCCTGCGGCTTGCTCAAAGGATTGGCCAGGATCTGAATGGTCATATCTCTCTCAGCGGCAGAGATACCCGTCAACGCGGATGCCGCATCGACAGAAACCGTAAACGCCGTCTCATACTGAG
Encoded proteins:
- a CDS encoding TolC family outer membrane protein yields the protein MRSKKVLLVSLSLLIGMNSNALTLKESVIEVLNTNPVVQERLKNYRATQQDLTVSESEYYPRVDLRASAGFNSPGNLNSDVDYDKNYNNYESSLVLTQNLFDGFSSMHKVNYQETRVLAAAYNYVEVANDTVFEMTQAYLNVMRGRELLQIANENVQINIGIYNKIKDLYDAGLTTDSEVKKIQSFLSLARSNLTVQKNNARDTEYIFKRVLGRMPDPSQMGLPEEELPMPESIQRAAMYAVEHNPSILVSSYNVKGAQELWKQRKKEYFPTIDLEVSQNYNDVSRYPNGFDQPDDRFRARLVLNYNLFRGGADRAETRKQISKIHQEVEIKRDIKRQVIEGLSLSWNAYEMITAQLHDLRDYKMYSEKTLALYKDEYDLGQRSLLDLLQSQTDVINARMQLINAEYDLKFAKYRILDAMGLLPLALTGDSEEYTSRVNLYSNQDAHEILDTLPIEYDADHDKITDNLDLCDNSPEGTDIMPDGCQKLNIDSDGDGVIDSKDHCPFTPAGVKVLANGCALDTDGDGVKDSEDICPNTPAGHKINSEGCSIGMEMRVGFSKNSAILPFHSLAEIEQLSAFLSKRSEYKVTVIGYSNSSDNAEVNGKVSKQRADAVASVLTKNGIAKMRITTEGRGAERPVAHGETPAGYTINQRIEIELSRD
- a CDS encoding OmpA family protein, producing the protein MNGLLMKLLLLPLLFSVFGYAGTYDYSYSPLSSAQESGSTMKDPFLYGDFEKIIRFTALQFDGEALTADSQKSLDTIVKTIESYQEDGKKMGITIIAHTAATTDDQNENTIESDTYAGKIIRWFSKDLDRNASVRISEGFAEEVQKLLADRGVDKNMTTLENRNGRDQAFSDATSEGRNLSNRVMVTLYLFTQEEVDSDGDGVFDSQDVCPKTPQGVTVNSKGCPLDSDGDGVYDYKDQCPGTPTGVEVNSGGCPFDSDTDGVSDYADQCPDTPPSFKVDPHGCPLSKKLMLTFTLRSSDIRDESYPEVKAFAEFLKENTQYKAEIVGHTDSTGKKAYNMALSQARANAVKEALIKEGVAASRLKSRGRGEFDPIADNRTQEGRQANRRIEVKLYY
- a CDS encoding glycoside hydrolase family 3 N-terminal domain-containing protein; translation: MNFHQLFMLSVLSVSVLFAQPGEEKNVTLDRKIASLIVLGFHGTAITPKGTIARDIEKGLGGVILFDQDPLNKMQRKNIINAKQLRTLNADLQSISEEKLLICVDEEGGKVARLKAKDGFETFPAAEDVAKGNVKKAQGYYGAMARMLSDNGINTNFAPSVDLLFDYNPIIAGKKRAFSSDPKVVSRYASIFVEEHRKNRVLTVIKHFPGHGSSKADSHKGFTDVTNTWSDKELEPFMQMIEAQKVDMIMTAHIFNRNLDEKYPATLSNEVNTGLLRSKMHYEGVIITDDLQMAAIHKHYTLEDTVTLALNSGVDILLFANQLAEPLGLDAIVKVVKAQVRTGKISEERIEEAYGRVKKLKERL
- a CDS encoding LPP20 family lipoprotein translates to MMMRYKTSSHKILTSLFFTLLFFNGCSAGKKVVVHEPKPLPSWYTNPPNSSERFLYEVAEGVDKQDAITKALNLMASTLSVTIASEYKSHTTARSGSINSYQQDVESAIQADVKPIRISSYQLLESTEQGFRRHLVLIKSDKQQLFESLKKELDENIALLEGQKNSIKNGNVIEQLRFYKQADNDFASVRHTLNVMHVLNNRFDSAPYIQAAERYKGGYNDLRSKVTFGFKANRDALNLVEPIKAGLSAEKLLVQDKYDRYHLTVFIAAKIDRVQSMGFDLARTAISVTTQDHLGTTIGSNKLNITGQSTQGYAVAEENVAIKLKRLIDKEGIENILGLAF
- a CDS encoding bifunctional 3,4-dihydroxy-2-butanone 4-phosphate synthase/GTP cyclohydrolase II; amino-acid sequence: MTPIQRVLDAIDEIKKGKMVIMVDDEDRENEGDLVYASVFSTPEHVNFMAKEARGLICVAVSNEIAERLELNPMVSSNSSQYETAFTVSVDAASALTGISAAERDMTIQILANPLSKPQELARPGHIFPLIAKDGGTLVRTGHTEGSVDLCRLAGLNASGVICEIIKDDGTMARRDDLDLFAQKHGLKTVYISDIVEYRLANEILVKATSEEEIEFFGMHAKKRTFVDHEKLEHTAISFHHIGETANVKVHNVVSDMELLLDKKRYKQLIDSIDYLKQNGGVLVFINNPDQHHSNMKEFGVGAQILKLYGIEHMRLLSCSALPEFVGLSGFGLEVLETINPSEG
- a CDS encoding CpsB/CapC family capsule biosynthesis tyrosine phosphatase, which produces MINIFKNIFSSAPQEPPLIKTDLHSHLIPGIDDGSKSMDESIEMIEMFAAQGYTKLITTPHIMSHRYPNTSTAIKEGLQALQAELRVRNIAIEIEAASEYYLDETVMALVDKRDILTFGDNYMLFEMSYVQPLLMLEEMLFEIKVAGYKPVLAHPERYIYMYEEFGKYERLKEKGVLMQVNIPSFGSHYSKSIQQMAKKLSEAGMIDFLGSDAHKTPHLKALEHVKTQTVYSRIFEHNTILNNTL
- a CDS encoding CsgG/HfaB family protein; its protein translation is MKISPLLLPVSIAFLLSGCAQKVTVKALEPAEVSGAADTKQIAVTPFHHDYVNLADKIEVSISKQRIDNKPYFTVINRTDLAKIIDEQKIQNSGLMDESTAVEVGNLLGAQAIISGSVNPPSLHDDLYYVTRTKCKKENCWEVKVACKKRTIALSAQIRMINIATGEIIYADNLSRQQQWNHCADDTRTLPSKQSGAQQLANAIAGSFAYKLTPHYRHISVTLLEEPDMEYSDYQEKLLDSALLYIEQSRYDKAEQLLRKLIESTASQSYVPFYNIGVIYEARGDFLEAQHYYEAADALTVEPVKEINKAIIRIQGLIEKETLALQQIAR
- a CDS encoding type I secretion system permease/ATPase: MSENTLSIKQDALLDALVLYTKLFHKPFSAEALMSGLPVHNIQGTQELFSLKRSKSLFSRAAGRAGLKSTLIERSIADMLQLQLPMILLLSHENACILDRFSDDRSQVKIIYPEGDGLEQWVSVEELEKEYLGFGFMLKKEYEYSDQATCVLQPERRHWFWSTLKLSLPIYRDVLWASFLINLFVLATPLFTMNVYDRVIPNNAEETLLVFTIGIVVVYLLDSFLKFTRAYMLELAGKKSDIIMSSIIFEKVMDLKMAVHPRSVGSFANNLKDFESIRSFFTTATMTAMIDLPFAIIFLLVIYYIGGPLVLVPIITIFLILFYAMMIRKPLQESIESSHEASAKKNGVLIETLQNIETVKTMNMAGKRQWEWEESTGEIAEKNLKSRLLSSSIPTITNLFIQLNTIFVVVFGVYLIKEFELTMGGLIAVVILTSRTVAPMGQAAGLISNYADARASYDTINNIISQPAERPAGKAFLKRSVFTGKIEFKEVSFTYPDADILALDKVSFTINPGEKIALIGRIGSGKSTIAKLILRLYEPDSGSILIDGIDINQIDPADLRRNISYVPQDVNLFKGTIKENIISSERHPHDEDVIHAAQVSGTDAFVHTHPKGYEMPIGERGAGLSGGQRQSVGIARALMQNSSIVLMDEPTNAMDQTTETELINRLKSELEEKTLILVTQKFSVLEITERIMVMHHGKLIMDGPKQKVIAKLQGGHDGDAS
- a CDS encoding TraR/DksA C4-type zinc finger protein, with translation MTRSERHLLRERITSDLESLDKELKALELQLRPIAPDCSLGDLLRCEMMHDQEVLNRAYMEAKKRYSRLLYAKEHLEDEKYGICIECEEPIAFQRVLLIPESSYCVNCAKENNL